Proteins from a single region of Shinella zoogloeoides:
- a CDS encoding type II secretion system F family protein, with translation MFGLDITIVAIFALAALSTAGLAYGLLFSRIEAQKKTEIRVRRVQASETDQARAKVARDRMQELSKRRRSVQESLKDLEKKQQEQTKRVATTLKAKLAQAGLSLTPAKFYVFSVVFGLFALVVTLLAGAGLLVSLGVGFIAAAGFPRWFVGFLIKRRLNKFLEEFPNSLDVMVRSIKSGLPLTDALRLIASEGQEPVRTEFRKVVESQQVGLSVSEACARMFTSIPLQEVNFFSIVIAIQSQAGGNLSEALGNLSRVLRERRKMRAKVSALSMEAKASAVIIGALPFIVTLLVYLTSPGYIMILFTDPRGHIILGISAVWMSIGIFVMRNMINFDI, from the coding sequence ATGTTCGGACTGGATATCACCATCGTCGCGATTTTCGCGCTGGCCGCACTCTCCACCGCGGGCCTCGCCTACGGCCTGCTCTTCTCGCGTATCGAGGCGCAGAAGAAGACGGAAATCCGTGTCCGCCGCGTGCAGGCCAGCGAGACGGACCAGGCCCGGGCGAAGGTCGCGCGCGACCGCATGCAGGAGCTTTCCAAGCGTCGCCGGTCGGTGCAGGAATCCCTGAAGGATCTCGAAAAGAAGCAGCAGGAACAGACCAAGCGTGTCGCGACGACGCTCAAGGCGAAGCTTGCGCAGGCGGGCCTGTCGCTCACGCCCGCGAAATTCTATGTGTTCAGCGTCGTCTTCGGCCTCTTCGCCCTCGTGGTGACGCTTCTGGCGGGCGCGGGCCTGCTGGTGTCGCTCGGTGTCGGCTTCATCGCCGCGGCGGGTTTTCCCCGCTGGTTCGTCGGCTTCCTCATCAAGCGCCGGCTGAACAAGTTCCTAGAGGAGTTTCCCAACTCGCTCGACGTCATGGTGCGCTCGATCAAGTCGGGCCTGCCGCTGACCGACGCGCTCCGGCTGATCGCGTCCGAGGGGCAGGAGCCGGTGCGCACGGAGTTCCGCAAGGTCGTCGAATCCCAGCAGGTCGGCCTCAGCGTGTCCGAGGCCTGCGCGCGCATGTTCACCAGCATCCCGCTGCAGGAAGTCAATTTCTTCTCGATCGTCATCGCCATCCAGAGCCAGGCGGGCGGTAACCTTTCCGAAGCGCTCGGCAACCTTTCGCGCGTGCTGCGCGAACGCCGCAAGATGCGCGCCAAGGTCAGCGCGCTCTCGATGGAAGCCAAGGCCTCGGCGGTCATCATCGGCGCCCTGCCGTTCATCGTGACGCTGCTCGTCTACCTCACCTCGCCGGGCTACATCATGATCCTGTTCACGGATCCGCGCGGCCATATCATCCTCGGCATTTCCGCGGTGTGGATGTCCATCGGCATCTTCGTGATGCGCAACATGATCAATTTCGACATCTAG
- a CDS encoding type II secretion system F family protein, whose product MVALLTDPAFLLPAFVVIAVLATFYTLAAPYFDRGDLDKRMKAVALEREQMRARERARLNAEAVQSKASLRAQHNTSVRQVVERLNLREALVDANTMNRLRQAGYRSQNALNVFLFARFVLPFVFLALAIFYIFYLGFLGDKPFPMRVLATVVIAYIGFYVPNIFISNKVSKRQTSIRRAWPDALDLMLICVESGISIEVAFKRVADEIAMASPELAEELVLTTAELSFLQERRQAYENLGTRVGLDTVKAVTQALIQAERYGTPLAQALRVLAQECRDQRMNEAEKKAAALPPKLTVPMILFFLPVLIAVILGPAGIQVSDRF is encoded by the coding sequence ATGGTCGCCCTGCTCACCGATCCAGCCTTCCTTCTCCCGGCCTTCGTGGTGATCGCCGTGCTGGCGACCTTCTATACGCTCGCCGCACCCTATTTCGACCGCGGCGACCTCGACAAACGCATGAAGGCGGTGGCGCTGGAACGCGAGCAGATGCGTGCGCGCGAACGCGCCCGCCTCAATGCGGAAGCCGTGCAGAGCAAGGCCTCGCTGCGCGCCCAGCACAACACCTCGGTCCGCCAGGTCGTGGAGCGGCTGAACCTGCGCGAGGCGCTGGTCGACGCCAACACGATGAACCGGCTGCGGCAGGCGGGCTACCGGTCCCAGAACGCCCTCAACGTCTTCCTCTTCGCGCGCTTCGTTCTGCCCTTCGTCTTCCTGGCGCTCGCCATCTTCTACATCTTCTATCTCGGCTTCCTCGGTGACAAGCCGTTCCCGATGCGCGTCCTTGCGACGGTCGTCATCGCCTATATCGGCTTCTACGTGCCCAACATCTTCATCTCCAACAAGGTGTCGAAGCGCCAGACGTCGATCCGCCGGGCCTGGCCGGATGCGCTCGACCTCATGCTGATCTGCGTGGAATCGGGCATTTCCATCGAAGTGGCCTTCAAGCGCGTCGCCGACGAGATCGCCATGGCCTCGCCGGAACTGGCCGAGGAGCTGGTGCTCACCACGGCCGAGCTTTCCTTCCTGCAGGAGCGGAGGCAGGCCTATGAAAACCTCGGCACGCGCGTCGGTCTCGACACGGTGAAAGCGGTCACGCAGGCCCTCATCCAGGCCGAGCGCTACGGCACGCCGCTCGCCCAGGCGCTGCGCGTGCTGGCGCAGGAATGCCGCGACCAGCGCATGAACGAGGCGGAAAAGAAGGCCGCTGCCCTGCCGCCGAAGCTGACCGTGCCGATGATCCTGTTCTTCCTGCCCGTGCTGATCGCCGTCATTCTCGGCCCCGCCGGCATCCAGGTTTCCGACCGCTTCTAA
- a CDS encoding YitT family protein, translated as MAIETDAQTERHSAYEDIIAIVIGTLFMALGVVIYTKAVLLAGSTAGLALLLQYATGIGFWWLFFAINLPFYILAVKKLGWAFTLRTFAAVTLVSIFTRLTAELISFSHLDPLYAAIMGGALSGTGLLILFRHRTGLGGINVLAIYLQDRFGLRIGYFQLAVDLCILSAAFFVIPLDRLALSVLGAVVVNMTLAINHRPGRYLGVT; from the coding sequence ATGGCCATCGAGACCGACGCACAGACCGAGCGCCATTCCGCCTATGAGGATATCATCGCCATCGTCATCGGCACCTTGTTCATGGCGCTCGGCGTGGTGATCTACACCAAGGCCGTGCTGCTTGCCGGCAGTACGGCAGGCCTTGCTTTGCTGCTGCAATATGCGACCGGCATCGGCTTCTGGTGGCTGTTCTTCGCCATCAACCTGCCCTTCTACATCCTCGCCGTCAAAAAGCTCGGCTGGGCCTTCACGCTGCGCACCTTCGCCGCCGTCACGCTCGTGTCGATCTTTACCCGGCTTACCGCCGAGCTGATCTCCTTCTCCCATCTCGATCCGCTCTATGCGGCGATCATGGGCGGGGCGCTTTCCGGCACCGGCCTTCTCATCCTCTTCCGCCACCGCACGGGCCTCGGCGGCATCAATGTGCTGGCGATCTACCTGCAGGATCGTTTCGGCCTGCGCATCGGCTATTTCCAGCTTGCCGTCGACCTTTGCATCCTCTCGGCCGCCTTCTTCGTCATTCCGCTCGACCGCCTCGCCCTGTCGGTGCTTGGCGCCGTCGTCGTCAACATGACGCTCGCCATCAATCATCGCCCCGGGCGCTATCTCGGGGTGACGTGA
- a CDS encoding MarR family transcriptional regulator: MPVDLTPSQALGLWHAVTVQQVHHDGRDLTLRQLAILLEIYLVPPPHTVRGLAAKLGVTKPVITRALDTMGEQGLVTRQRDERDKRNVVIKRTVDGALFLERLGDLIIATGRSQTS; the protein is encoded by the coding sequence GTGCCGGTAGATCTGACCCCATCGCAGGCGCTCGGCCTCTGGCACGCGGTCACGGTGCAGCAGGTGCATCACGACGGGCGCGACTTGACGCTGCGCCAGCTCGCCATCCTGCTCGAAATCTACCTCGTGCCGCCGCCGCATACCGTGCGGGGGCTGGCCGCCAAGCTCGGCGTCACCAAGCCCGTCATCACACGGGCGCTCGACACGATGGGCGAACAGGGCCTCGTCACCCGCCAGCGCGATGAGCGCGACAAGCGCAACGTCGTCATCAAGCGCACGGTGGACGGCGCCCTCTTCCTCGAACGCCTCGGCGATCTTATAATCGCCACAGGCCGCAGCCAGACTTCCTGA
- a CDS encoding tetratricopeptide repeat protein — protein sequence MAACPPSIRSTLLTGAALLAIGVAVTGCAGKSNMTTGSIPNSGKPVGTMNATELRSAADSIGQAYEKNPKDPQVGMNYASVLRMNGRNDQALAVMQQVAINNPNNREVLAAYGKAQAAAGQLQQALDTILRAQTPDRPDWKLKSAEGAILDQLGRSGEARQRYREALDIQPNEPSVLSNLGMSYVLARDLKTAETYLRSAAQQPGADSGVRQNLALAVGLQGRFQEAETIARQELTAAQAEANVAYLRAMLTQQNAWKKLAADDSRSTN from the coding sequence ATGGCCGCTTGCCCTCCTTCCATTCGCTCGACGCTCCTTACGGGCGCAGCCCTTCTTGCCATCGGCGTCGCGGTCACAGGCTGTGCCGGCAAGAGCAACATGACCACCGGCTCCATCCCGAACAGCGGCAAGCCGGTCGGCACGATGAACGCGACGGAGCTGCGCAGCGCCGCCGACAGCATCGGTCAGGCCTATGAGAAGAACCCCAAGGACCCGCAGGTCGGCATGAACTATGCCAGCGTGCTGCGCATGAACGGGCGCAACGACCAGGCGCTCGCCGTCATGCAGCAGGTCGCCATCAACAACCCCAACAACCGCGAAGTGCTCGCCGCCTACGGCAAGGCGCAGGCCGCCGCCGGCCAGCTCCAGCAGGCGCTGGACACGATCCTGCGCGCCCAGACCCCGGACCGGCCGGACTGGAAGCTGAAATCGGCCGAGGGCGCGATCCTCGACCAGCTCGGCCGCTCGGGCGAAGCGCGCCAGCGTTACCGCGAAGCGCTCGACATCCAGCCGAACGAGCCTTCGGTCCTCTCCAATCTCGGCATGTCCTATGTGCTGGCCCGGGACCTGAAGACTGCCGAGACCTATCTGCGCTCGGCCGCCCAGCAACCCGGCGCCGACAGCGGCGTGCGCCAGAACCTCGCGCTCGCCGTCGGCCTGCAGGGCCGCTTCCAGGAAGCCGAGACCATCGCCCGGCAGGAGCTGACCGCCGCGCAGGCCGAGGCCAATGTCGCGTATCTGCGCGCCATGCTGACCCAGCAGAACGCCTGGAAGAAACTGGCGGCCGACGACAGCCGGAGCACCAACTGA
- a CDS encoding C40 family peptidase — protein sequence MNALPDRRLHAYRPDLAEEALRGSVPAGHYVAGTPARLSAPVASLRPRPDEAAGIDTQVLFGEGLRVLDRADGWAWVKSDFDGYVGYLPETALDATVTPATHIVAVPRTFAYTGPDLRTPMAFALSIGSRLTVVSESETRGTRYFTLEGGQSVVAGHCLPVGGTAGDDYVAIAGRFLETPYLWGGRSGFGLDCSALVQLSMMMTGRSAPRDSDMQAAGLGTPIEREELRRGDLVFWKGHVAIMEDEATIIHANGHTMSVAREPLAAAIERTGYLYQQPTGYRRPV from the coding sequence ATGAACGCCCTGCCAGACCGCCGCCTCCACGCCTACCGCCCCGATCTTGCCGAGGAAGCCCTGCGCGGCTCTGTTCCCGCCGGGCACTATGTCGCCGGCACGCCGGCACGCCTTTCGGCCCCCGTCGCCTCCCTCCGGCCCCGGCCGGACGAGGCCGCCGGCATCGACACGCAGGTGCTGTTCGGCGAAGGCCTCCGCGTGCTCGACCGGGCGGACGGCTGGGCCTGGGTGAAATCGGATTTCGACGGTTATGTCGGCTATCTGCCGGAAACGGCGCTGGATGCGACCGTGACGCCTGCAACCCACATCGTCGCCGTGCCGCGCACCTTCGCCTATACCGGCCCGGACCTGCGCACGCCCATGGCCTTCGCGCTTTCCATCGGAAGCCGGCTAACGGTTGTCAGCGAGAGCGAAACACGAGGAACGCGCTATTTCACGCTGGAAGGCGGCCAGTCCGTCGTCGCGGGCCATTGCCTGCCGGTAGGCGGGACGGCGGGCGACGACTATGTCGCCATTGCCGGCCGTTTCCTTGAAACGCCCTATCTGTGGGGCGGCCGCTCGGGCTTCGGCCTCGACTGCTCGGCCCTCGTGCAGCTTTCGATGATGATGACGGGGCGTAGTGCGCCGCGCGATTCCGACATGCAGGCCGCCGGCCTCGGCACGCCCATCGAACGGGAAGAGCTGCGGCGCGGCGATCTCGTGTTCTGGAAGGGCCATGTCGCCATCATGGAAGACGAGGCGACCATCATCCACGCCAACGGCCATACGATGAGCGTGGCGCGCGAACCGCTTGCCGCCGCCATCGAGCGCACCGGCTACCTTTACCAGCAGCCGACGGGCTATCGCCGCCCCGTTTAA
- a CDS encoding ArsC family reductase — translation MTVTIYGIKNCDTMKKARTWLDAKGIAYRFHDYKAEGINEASLKRWVDALGWETVLNRAGTTFRALPDADKQDLDAKKAIALMLAQPSMIKRPMLDRDGALTAGFKPDIYETLF, via the coding sequence GTGACCGTCACGATCTACGGCATCAAGAACTGCGACACGATGAAGAAGGCCCGCACCTGGCTCGACGCCAAGGGCATCGCCTATCGCTTCCACGACTACAAGGCTGAAGGTATCAACGAAGCGAGCCTGAAACGCTGGGTCGACGCGCTCGGCTGGGAAACCGTGCTCAACCGCGCCGGCACCACCTTCCGCGCCCTCCCCGATGCCGACAAGCAGGATCTCGATGCGAAGAAGGCCATCGCGCTGATGCTCGCCCAGCCCTCAATGATCAAGCGGCCGATGCTCGACCGCGACGGCGCGCTGACCGCCGGATTCAAGCCGGATATCTACGAGACCCTGTTTTAA
- a CDS encoding leucyl aminopeptidase family protein, whose protein sequence is MAPFQFIDRPSPFNTKGGRTLPIFAITPAHIETGTIDPIALDWAKKAGFKAEAGALLMVPTEDGHLGGALFGLGKNPSDAPFLTGKLARTLPAGDWHIETAPLTANRLSLGYGLGSYRFERYKASASEAPTLLIPTDADATDIKRQLAGVFLARDLINTPTNDMGPEAMEDVFRALGEHYKAKVSVITGEDLLKENFPLIHTVGRAAAQAPRLLELRWGKKGGKRVTLVGKGVCFDTGGLDIKPSSSMLLMKKDMGGAANVMGLALMIMDAKLKVDLRVLLPVVENSISANAFRPGDIYRSRKGLTVQIDNTDAEGRLILADALAYADEEDADLIVDMATLTGAARVALGPDLPPFFTDDEDLAHDLTEASLAVDDPMWRMPLYMGYDKDVSARIADLTNAPSGGMAGSITAALFLKRFVTRNKHWAHFDIYGWAQAERPHSPVGGEAQAIRALYHHLRNVTA, encoded by the coding sequence ATGGCCCCCTTCCAGTTCATCGACCGGCCCTCTCCTTTCAACACGAAAGGCGGCAGGACCCTGCCGATCTTCGCCATCACGCCGGCCCATATCGAGACCGGGACGATCGATCCGATCGCGCTCGACTGGGCCAAGAAGGCCGGCTTCAAAGCGGAGGCGGGCGCGCTCCTGATGGTGCCGACCGAAGACGGGCATCTCGGTGGCGCGCTGTTCGGCCTCGGCAAGAACCCGTCGGACGCACCCTTCCTGACGGGCAAGCTCGCGCGCACCCTTCCGGCCGGCGACTGGCATATAGAGACCGCGCCGCTGACGGCGAACCGCCTTTCCCTCGGCTACGGCCTCGGCAGCTACCGTTTCGAGCGCTACAAGGCCTCCGCCTCCGAAGCGCCGACCCTGCTCATTCCGACCGATGCCGACGCCACGGACATCAAGCGCCAGCTCGCCGGCGTCTTCCTTGCCCGCGACCTCATCAACACGCCGACAAACGATATGGGGCCGGAGGCGATGGAGGATGTCTTCCGCGCCCTCGGCGAGCATTACAAGGCGAAGGTCTCGGTGATTACCGGCGAGGATCTGCTCAAGGAGAATTTCCCGCTCATCCACACGGTTGGCCGTGCCGCCGCGCAGGCCCCGCGCCTGCTCGAACTGCGCTGGGGCAAGAAGGGCGGCAAGCGCGTGACGCTGGTCGGCAAGGGCGTGTGCTTCGATACCGGCGGCCTCGACATCAAGCCGTCCTCCTCCATGCTCCTGATGAAGAAGGACATGGGCGGCGCGGCGAATGTCATGGGCCTTGCGCTGATGATCATGGACGCCAAGCTGAAGGTGGATCTGCGCGTGCTGCTGCCGGTGGTGGAGAACTCCATTTCCGCCAACGCCTTCCGCCCCGGCGACATCTACAGGAGCCGCAAGGGCCTGACGGTGCAGATCGACAATACCGATGCCGAGGGCCGGCTGATCCTTGCCGACGCGCTCGCCTATGCGGACGAGGAGGATGCCGACCTCATCGTCGACATGGCGACGCTGACGGGCGCGGCCCGCGTTGCGCTCGGCCCCGACCTGCCGCCCTTCTTCACCGATGACGAGGATCTTGCCCACGACCTCACCGAGGCGAGCCTTGCGGTGGACGACCCGATGTGGCGCATGCCGCTCTATATGGGCTATGACAAGGACGTCTCCGCCCGCATCGCCGACCTTACCAACGCCCCTTCGGGCGGCATGGCGGGCTCGATCACGGCGGCGCTCTTCCTCAAGCGCTTCGTGACGCGCAACAAGCACTGGGCGCATTTCGACATCTACGGCTGGGCGCAGGCCGAGCGGCCGCATTCGCCCGTCGGCGGCGAGGCGCAGGCGATCCGCGCGCTCTACCACCACCTGCGCAACGTCACCGCATAG